GAGCTTGAAGAAGTAGCGATGCGGCTTGCCGGGAGGCGGGCAGGGGCCGCCCCAACCGAGCCTTCCGAAGTCGTTCTTCCCCTGGATGGCCCCCGCCGGCTCCCTCAGGCTCGCGTCCTTCGGGGCCCCCTCCGGCAGGATCCGGGCGCTCGCGGGAAGGTCGAACACGACCCAGTGGACCCAATTCCCGACGGGCGCATCCGGATCGTCGACCACGAGCGCGAGAGACCGCGTCAGAGCGGGTGGGTCGGTCCACTCGAGCCTGGGGGACAC
This region of Terriglobia bacterium genomic DNA includes:
- a CDS encoding YbhB/YbcL family Raf kinase inhibitor-like protein, whose protein sequence is MEFALKSPAFERGARIPVRHTCDGEDVSPRLEWTDPPALTRSLALVVDDPDAPVGNWVHWVVFDLPASARILPEGAPKDASLREPAGAIQGKNDFGRLGWGGPCPPPGKPHRYFFKL